The genomic stretch GCTTCCTGTCCATGAACCCGCGCGTCGGAGACAACGGCGGCGAGCCGCGGCTGATATTCGTCGATACGAAAGAGGCGCAGGCGTCGGAATTCGCGGCCCTCACCGGAAAGCTCTCGATAAGCGTGCCGCTGCTGCGCGAAACTGCGGCGGCGCGCTCGCGCGGCGAATGGGTCATGTGGCTTCTCGACCGCAAAGGCTACGCCGGCGAGCTCTGCTGCGAGGAGTGCGGCTGGAGCGCGCGCTGTCCGCGCTGCGGTTCCGCCATGCGCTGGGAAGAACGCCGCGGGAGGCTGCGCTGCGTATCATGCGGAGAATGCGCGCCGCTGCCAGAGCGCTGCCCGAACTGCGGCGGCATGCTCATGCGCGGCTCGCGCCCTGGGCTCGAAGCCCTATTCGAGCGGGCCGGCGGCGCGCTGCGCGGAAGATACGGCGGCGTACTGCTCTTCCAGAACGACGGAGAAAAAATCCCCCAGGCGGAAGAGCTCGCGGAACAATATCCGCACGGCGCGCTGCTCATAGGTACGCGCGGCCTGCTCTCGCTCTGCGGCGGCCTGTCGCCCTCCGTGATCGGCTGGATAGACGCCGACGCAGAGGCCCGCTCCGAGGGCTACGACGCGCGCGCGCGCGCCTACGCGATGCTCTGGGAATCAATGTGGCGCGGCGGCGAGAGGCGCGTCGTCGTCCAGAGCCGCCGTCCCGGAACCGGCTGGCAGGACGGCCTGCGGCGCGGCTGGCGCAGTTTCTGGCGCAGGGAGCTTTCGGAGCGCGCGGAGCTTGAGCTGCCGCCCTTCGTGCCGATGATAAAGATAACCGCGGCGCGCTCCGCCCTGCGCGAGATCGCCTCCAAGCTCGAGGAGGCCGGCGTGGACTGCTGGCAGTCGGACGAAGAGGCCGCGCTCTGGGCGCGCACGAAACGTTTCGCGGCGCTCGGCGCGATACTCTCCCCTTATTTCTCCATATCTAGGTCTGGAAAAGCTTTTCCCTCTGTATTATTATATCTAGACTGAGGGCATAGCCCCTCCGCTTCGGCGTGCACCAAAGAACCTGGGGGTATGGACGGAATGAAAGCGCTAGTCACGGTACTGGGAAAAGACAAGGTCGGCATCATCGCGAGCGTATGCACATACCTCGCCGGCAAAAACGTCAACGTGCTCGAAATCTCACAGACGATAGTCAATGGATACTTCGACATGCTCATGATAATCGACGTGACCGAGGCGACCTGCTCGCCCGGCGAGCTTGCTGGCGGCCTCGAGGAACTGGGCGGAGAGATAGGCCTCATGATAAAATTCCAGCGTGAAGAAATATTCGAAAGCATGCACAGGATATAAAAAATGATTAGCAGATCAGAAGCGCGCTGGACGAACGAGATGATCCTCGAAGAGAACCTCGACGTCCGCACCATAACGATGGGCATAAACATACTCGACTGCGCGGACCCAGACGAAAAAAAATTCTGCACAAAGCTGTACGACAGGATAACTAAGACGGCGGAAAACCTCGTGCGAGTCGGAGACGACATAGCGGTCGAGTTCGGCATCCCGATAGTCAATAAAAGAATATCCGTGACGCCGGTCGCTATAGCAGCGGCCTGCTGCGAGACCGACAGCTACGTCGAGATAGCGCGCACGCTCGACCGCGCTGCGGAAGAGGTCGGAGTCAACTTCATCGGCGGCTTCTCCGCTCTCGTCCAGAAAGGCACGGCGGCATCCGACCAGAAACTCATCAACTCGATACCGGAGGCGCTCGCAGTCACGGAGCGCGTCTGCTCGTCCGTCAACCTCGGCTCCAGCCGTTCCGGCATCAACATGGACGCCGTGAAAGAAATGGGCGGCGTTATAAAAGAGACGGCCTTCCTGACGAAGGACAAGGATTCGCTCGGATGCGCCAAATTCGTCGTTTTCTGCAACGCCGTCGAGGACAACCCGTTCATGGCTGGGGCCTTCCACGGCGTAGGCGAGCGCGACTGCGCGATAAACGTCGGAGTAAGCGGCCCAGGCGTCGTTAAGCGCGCGCTCGAAGAAGTACGCGGCGCGGACTTCGAGACGCTCTGCGAGACAGTCAAAAAAACGGCCTTCCGCATAACGCGCGTCGGGCAGCTCGTCGCGCGCGAGGCGTCGGAACGCCTCGGCGTTCCATTCGGAATCATCGACCTCTCGCTCGCGCCGACCCCGGCGATAGGCGACAGCGTCGCCGAGATACTGCAGGAGATGGGGCTCGAACGCGCCGGCGCCCCAGGCACCACGGCGGCGATAGCCATACTCAACGACAACGTCAAAAAAGGAGGCGTCATGGCCTCGTCCTACGTCGGAGGCCTCAGCGGGGCCTTCATCCCGGTCAGCGAAGACCACGGCATGATAGAGGCGGTGGAGGCGGGCGCGCTGACGCTCGACAAGCTCGAGGCGATGACATGCGTCTGCTCCGTCGGCCTAGACATGATAGCGCTTCCAGGCGAAACGCCGGCGGAGACCATATCGGGCATAATCGCCGACGAAATGGCGATAGGCATGATAAACAATAAAACGACCGCAGTGCGCGTCATTCCGGTATACGGCAAAGTGGCGGGGGAGACCGTGACCTTCGGCGGACTGCTTGGCTACGCGCCAATAATGCCGGTCAACAGGTTCGACTGCTCGGCGTTCGTCGGCCGCGGCGGAAGGATTCCGGCGCCGATACACAGCTTCAAAAACTAAAGAAAAGAGAGCGTAAACACAATGGCTATAGCAGCGATCGTCGGCAGGCCCAACGTCGGCAAATCTTCCATATTCAACCGGATACTGGGAAAACGCGCCGCGATAGTGGACGACCAGCCCGGAGTCACGAGAGACAGGCTCTACGGAGAAACCGAATGGGGCGGCAAAAAATTCTACATCGTGGACACGGGCGGCATCCGTTCCGAGACTGAGCATCCGTTCATGGACCTCATAGAAAAGCAGGTCGACCTCGCAGTCGACGAAAGCGGCGTGATAATCTTCGTCGTAGACGGCAAGACCGGCGTCACGCCGACCGACGAGGACATAGCGCACAAGCTGCGCAGAAGCGGCAAGCCCGTCGTCGTAGCGATGAACAAGCTCGACAACTCAAATCAGGAAGACGCCATGATAGGCGAGGCCTACGGACTCGGATTCGACGAGGTCGTAGGCGTCAGCGCCGAGCACAACAGCGGATTCAACGAACTCATGGACATAGTCGCCTCGAAGCTCGAGGACGAAGAGCTGGACGAGGATACTGACGAAATCCGCGTGACTCTCGTCGGACGCCCTAACGTCGGCAAGTCGAGCCTGCTCAACGCCTTCGCGGGAGAGGAGCGCTCGATGGTCAGCGACATAGCCGGCACCACGCGCGACGTCGTAGACTCCGTCGTCGAGATCGGAGGCAAAAAATTCCGCTTCCTCGACACGGCAGGGCTGCGGCGCAAAAGCCGGGTGAATTCCGCGCTTGAATACTACTCCAACGTGCGCACCTACCAGGCGATAGACCGCTGCCACGTCGCGCTTGTGCTGCTCGACGCGCAGGATCTCCTTACGGAGCAGGACAAACGTCTCGTAGGTCAGGTGCTCGAGCGCGGCAAGGGACTTGTGCTGGTAGTCAACAAATGGGACCTGGCGCCGAAAGAGGAAAAGGTAGGCGACGTCGTGACGAAAAAACTCATCGACGAGCTTCCGCTCGCCGCGCACGCGCCGCGCGTATTCATCTCGGCTCTGTCCGGGCGCAGCCTGGGCAAGCTGCCGGAGCTGATACTCAAGGTCGAAGAGAACCGCCGCCGGAGGATAGCGACGTCGGAGCTGAACAGGCTCGTCAAGGAAGTGCTCGTATTCGACCGCATGCCGGGAGACGGCAAAGGCCACAGCCTCAAAGTCTACTATTGCACACAGGCCGACGGAGCGCCCCCCGCGTTCGTCTTCTTCGTCAACGATCCCGAGCTTTCGTCGAAGAGCTTCAAAAGGCGCCTCGAGAACCTACTGCGGGAAATGGCGGATTTTTCCGGCGTTCCGATAAAGATTTTCATGAGAAGCAAAAACTAGCGTAAAAGTCGCTGTCAGAGCTAATTTTCTAATGTCAAGGTCTTGACGTTGCGGGCTTTTATCTGTATAAATGCTATGTACTGCGTTAAGGCGGTTCAAATTTGAATGGAGGTGGCATTGCGGTGACAAAGACAGACCTCATCAACATCGTGGCCAAAGAGGTAGAGGGCGTCACTAAGAAAAAGGCGACCGAAGTTGTGGAAGCTATATTCTGCAATATACATGAGGCGCTTCAGAAAGACGAGAAAGTCCAGATTGTAGGTTTTGGCACGTTTGAAGTTCAGAAGAGGGCCGCGCGCCAGGGACGCAATCCCCAGGATCCGAAGAAAGTTATAGAGATTCCGGCGAAGAACGTACCGGTCTTCCGCGCCGGGAAGGCGTTAAAGGAAGCCGTAAACAAGTAACCGTCTTCTTTAAAGCTTAGATTAGATAAATTCCTTCGCTTCGAGGCGGGGGAATTTTTTTGTCCCTCTTGACCTAAACGCGATGTCGCGGTATCATACTTTGCGTTGTACGGGATGTAGCGCAGTCTGGCTAGCGTACCTGCATGGGGTGCAGGTGGTCGGAGGTTCGAATCCTCTCATCCCGACCATTTGGATCTACGGCCCGGCTTCATCAAGAAGCCGGGCTTTTTGTCCGTCACTACCGCCTGCCGCGCCTCCTGTACGCGCGGCGTTTATTTTTAGCCGCCTGCGCATGATATAATATATTAAATTTCGACGTATACGCCGCGCGGGGCCGTTCCGCGTCACATTCGGCCCCTGAGTCCGGCGCGATGAAGTAAATAATTCGACCAAACCAAAAATAATTGGTAAGAAAGGGCGCTGATAATATGATAATAGTTAACATCCACGGTTTTGAAAGCAGCGGGGAGAACAGCAAATATAAATGGCTGAAGAATAATTATTCGTGTGAGATATATTCCCCGACCTTCGATTACAGGAACACTAATCCGCGCATCGTGCTTAAGACGCTGCGCGGCAGGATAACAGAAGCCGAACGCGCGGGTGAGGGCCCCGTCAGGATAATAGGCTCCAGCCTCGGCGGCTTCTTCGCCAATATCCTCAACATAATCTTTCCGCACGCGCGGACAGTGCTCCTTAATCCGTGCCTTTTCCCGTTCCTGTCCCTCGGATCTAAATACGACCTCCCGGTATGGATACGCAAGGAATACGCGTCGCTTGTAAGCGAATACGTCTATGAGCATCCCAACTACGACAACATGATGGTGCTGCTCTCCGAAGAGGACGAAGAGCTGAACCACGACGTTCTGACGCGCCCGATGTTTCCGAAGCACTTCAGAAACATTGAGACGGTCCGCGCGACGCACAGGATGGACATCGACGAGGAAATCGGTGAAAAGATCAAAAAGTTCTTCGGATAGGGTGCGCCTGACTGTAATGTGTTGCTTTTTTTTGAAAAAGTGATACACTTAACAGACAATTCTGGAGTTAATGCTGGAAGAGTGGGTTTTTCCCACTCTTCTTTTGTTAAGGGAGGCGTATGTGTGAACCAGGAGAAATACAACGAGATCCACCGCGCGATATGCGGGAGGGTCGAAGCTCTAGGCTACGAGTGCGCCGGTTTTGAGGCAGTTTCGGAAAACGGGATGAACGTCGTCCGCGTTTACCTCGAGATGCCGGGAGGCATCGACACGGGGGACTGCGAGATAGTTTCCCGCGACGTCGGCGAGTATTTGGATACGGTGGAGGAATACCTTCCTGACAGATATTTTCTTGAGATAAGTTCGCCAGGCGTCGAGCGTCCGCTGTTCGTCATAGAGGACTATCGCCGGTTCGCGGGGAACGAGGCTGAGATCTCGCTGAAAAAGGGCGGAAGGAAGGTACGCGGCGTCATAGCGGGCACGCCTTCGGATGCCGAGGTGACCGTCGGGACGAAAGACGGCGGCGTTACGGTCGCCCTCGCCGATATAAAGCGCGCGCACCTAGTATATGTCCCGGAGCGCGGGCAGAAGAAAACCTTCAAAAAAATTCCTAAGAAGAAAAAATAATTTTGCAAAGAGAAAGGGGTCTGACAGGAAAAATGCAGCTTGGCAAGGATTTTAAAAAGGTGCTCAAACAGATAGAAGAAGAAAAGGGGCTCTCTGAAGAGACTATCGTCTCGAGCCTCGAGGCGGCCATGGTGTCGGCCTACAAGAAATTCAAGGGCGGCAACCAGCACATTGAAGTGCATATAGATATAGAGAGCGGCGAGATATCGCTCTACGAAGTCTACGAGATAGTGAACGAGGTCGTGAACCACGACGCAGAGATGACGCCCGAGGAGGCGGAGCGCCGCGGCTACAAGGATCTCGAGGTCGGCGACGTGATACGCTCCGAGGTGCTGCCGGAGGATTTCGGGCGCATAGCTGCGCAGACGGCGCGTCAGGTGATAATCCAGAAGCTTAAGGACGCGGAGCGCCAGGTCGTGTACGAGCAGTTCTCCGACAAGATAGGGAACATCGTCACCGGCTCCGTCTTCAAGGCCGAGGGAGACCAGATACTCGTGCGCCTCAACGACAAGACCGAGGCTATAATGCCGAAGGAAGAGCGCATCGTCGGAGAGAAGTACAATCCAGGCGACCGCATGAAGTTCTATCTGCTCGACGTGCGCCAGACGACGCGCGGCCCGCGCATAATCGTCTCGCGCACTCATCCGGGGCTTCTGCGCAGGCTGCTCGAACTCGAGGTGCCGGAGATCAGGGACGGCATCGTTGAGATACGCAACATAGTACGCGAGGCCGGAACGCGCGCAAAAATAGCCGTCGCGAGCCTCGACGTGAACGTAGAGCCGCTCGGCGCGTGCGTAGGGAAGCAGGGCGGGCGTATCAAGTCCATCAGCAGCGAGCTGAACGGCGAAAGGATCGACATAATCGTCTACAACAGCGATCCGCTCAAATATATAGTCAACGCGCTCTCGCCTGCTAAGATAGTGCGCATCGAGCCGCTTCTCGACCAGGACCGCTCCGTCATCGCCTACGTGCATTCGGACCAGCTTTCGCTCGCGATAGGCAAGGCGGGACAGAACGTGCGCCTCGCGGCGCGCCTGACCGGGTGGAAGATAGACATCAAGGTGAAGGACGAGGAGAAGCTCCCGACGATGAAGGACCTCTTCATGGACTTCTCAGAGATGATATCCGAGGACGAAAAGGACAAGTAAGGGGCCGGACGCATGGCGAAGGCCGTTAAGCAGCCGGTGAAGAAACAGCGCCCGCGCACCTGCGTCGGATGCGGCGAGGAGTCGCCGAAGAGGACGCTGCTGCGTATCGTGAGGTCGCCCGAGGGTGAAGTGCGCTACGACCCGACCGGGAAGGCGAACGGGCGCGGCGCGTATCTTTGCGCAGACCCGTCGTGCGTTGCGGCGGCGAAAAAGAAAAAGTCGCTTTCGCGCGCGCTCAAGGCCGAGGTGCCGGAATCGCTTTACGACGAGCTCACGGCGCTCTGCGCGGAAAAGGGCGGCGAAGCGTGAGAGCCTGCGGCGGAGAAATTCTCGGGACTCTGGGCATGGCCCGCCGCGCCGGAGCGCTTCTGGTCGGACAGGACAAGGTTCTTGCTGCGCTGAAGTCCGGCGGAAGGTATGTTGTTTTCGTAACGTGCGACTGCGCCGCCAACGTAACGCGCCGTTTAGAGGCGGCGGCCGGGCGCGGACGCGCGGATATAATTTTGATAAAAGGGACGGACCGCGCCGGGCTGGGGGCAGCCCTCGGCTTGACTGCGGCTCAGACTGCGGCTCTGCCGGCGGAAAGCGGGTTCGTTAAAAAAATCCATACGATTTGCGACAGGAGTGATGCGAATGAGTAAGATAAGAGTTTATGACCTGGCTAAAAAGCTCGGAAAGAGCAACACAGAAATGGTCGAGCTGCTCACAGGCCTCGGCATCAGCATAAAGTCCCATATGAGCTCGATAGACGAAGGACTCGTCCCGATGGTGGAGGAGTCGCTCAACAAGGCGCAGGAAGAGGCTTCGCGCCAGGAGATAGAGGCCATATCGACATATCCGACGGTCGCCGTAAAGGACGGGGCTTCGGTCTCCGACGTTGCGGCGCTCGCGGGCGAAAAAGCCGGAAGCGCGGTAAAGGCTCTGATGATGGAGGGGCTTATGCTGCCCGCCACGACCCGCGCCGACGAGAAGATACTCCAGATACTCGGCAAGACGTTCAAGAAAAATTTCGTCTTCGCGTCGGAAGCCCCGGCCCAGGCCCCGACTAAGGAAGAGCCGGCGCCCGCCGGGGACGCGGTCGAAACTGTGGAGGCCGAGCCGGTCGAAGCGCCGGCCCAGCAGCCGCGCGAGGAAGCTCCGAAGCAGGTTTCCCATAAAAAACTCAAAGCCAAAGATAAAAAGAAAAAAGGCAGGCAGGACGGCGACGGCGAGCTGCAGCCGCGTCCTCCGATAATCACCGTCATGGGCCACGTCGACCACGGCAAGACGACGCTGCTCGACAACATCAGAAAGACCCACGTCACTGAAAAAGAGGCCGGCGGCATCACCCAGCACATCGGAGCCTCGCGCGTCGAATACAACGGCAACACTCTCGTGTTCCTCGACACTCCGGGACACGAGGCCTTCACTTCGATGCGCGCGCGCGGAGCGCAGGTGACGGACATCGCCGTCCTCGTCGTCGCTGCGGACGACGGCATAAAGCCTCAGACCGTCGAGGCCATCAACCACGCGAAGGCCGCCGGCGTCCCGATAGTCGTAGCGGTCAATAAGATAGACAAGCCCGAGGCGAAGCCTGAGCGCGTGCGCCAGCAGCTTTCCGACTACGGACTCGTCCCCGAGGAATGGGGCGGCGACACCATCATGGTGGACGTCGCGGCTAAGAAGGGGCTCCATGTGGACGACCTTCTCGAGATGCTGCTTCTCGTCGCCGAGATGCAGGAGCTCAAGGCGAACCCGAAAGCGCCTCCGTCGGGCACGGTCATCGAGGCGAACCTGGATAAAGGCAAGGGGCCGGTCGCTACAGTCATAGTGCAGGAAGGGACGCTTCACAGGGGCGACATCATACACACCGGTTCCGCGTGGGGCAAGATACGCGCGATGATCGACGACAAGGGACGCAACGTCAACGAGGCGGGGCCGAGCATGCCTGTAGAGGTGCTCGGGCTTGAGAGCGTCCCGCAGCCCGGCGAGAAATTCACGACGCTTTCGTCGGAGCGCGAGGCGCGCGAGCTCATATCCCAGAGCGAGTTTGAGCGGCGCGAGACCGACCAGAGCAAGGCGAAGCGCTTGACCCTCGAAGAGCTCTACGAGAAGATGCAGACGGAGGAGATACCGCAGCTACGCATAGTCCTCAAGACGGACGTGCAGGGCTCGCTCGAAGCCTTCCATTCGTCTCTGATGAAGATGAGCACGGACGCGGTGTCCATCAACATAGTCCACGAGGGCGTCGGCCGTATTTCGGAATCCGACGTTATGCTCGCCTCGGCTTCGAACGCGATAATCGTCGGCTTCAACGTGCGCCCCGACAGCAACGCGAAGAAGATAGCAGAAAACGAGGGCGTGCAGATACGTCTCTACCAGGTCATATACGACATGCTCGACGACGTGAAGGCCGCCATGGAAGGCATGCTCGCGCCGGAGCTCCGCGAACACACGCTCGGACAGGCCGAGATACGCGAGATATTCCGCGTCCCGAAGGTCGGCAACATCGCCGGCTGCCGCGTTACGGAGGGGCTTATCCGCAGGAGCGCGAAAGTGCGCCTGATACGCGACGGCGTCGTCTTCTGGAGCGGCGAGCTTTCGAGCCTCAAGCACTTCAAGGACGACGTGCGCGAGATAAAGGCAGGGAACGAATGCGGCCTCAGCTTCGAGAAATTCCAGGACTTCCGCGTAGGCGACGTGGTGGAAGCATACGAGATACTGAAAGAAAAGAAGTCGCTGGACTAACGCCGCGCGATGCAGTTCTGGATAGCCGCCGTGCGGCTTGACATGAGGCTGCCCTTCGCCGCGAGCCTCAAGGACAGGCGGCACGTCGTCCGTTCCATTACAGACGGCGTGCGCGGGCGCTTCTCCATATCGGCGGCCGACCTCGGCCCCTACGGGACGCACGGCGAGGCTTCGCTTGGCTTCGCCGCGGCCGGGTCCTCGCCGCACGAGCTGGAGGAACGCATGGGCAATCTCGAAAAATTTCTATATCAGAGGGAAGAGGACGGGGAGTTTGAAATAACCGGCTTTTCTCTGGAGGTGTTCAGCTATGGTGACATATCGGATAGACAGGCTTAACAAGGAATTTCTGCGCCTGATCTCCGGGATGCTTCAGACGCGCATAAAGAATCCTGACGCGGGCGAGGCTGTGCTCACGAACGTTTCCGTCGCGCGCGACCTGAGCCACGCGAAGGTTTTTTATACGCTCATAAATCAGGACGACAGGGAGAAGGTGCAGGCCGCGCTTGACGCCGCCGCGCCTGTGCTGCGCGCGATGCTCGGCAAGGAGATGCGGCTGCGCACGATTCCGGAGCTGCATTTCCGTTTCGACGACTCGGAGAACAAGGCGCGCAAGATGGACGAGCTGCTCGACATGGTCGCTGAGCGCGACGCGCGCATGAAGGCGGAGAACGCCGGAGAATGAAAAACGACGACGCTTTCAGCGAAGCCCTGGCAAAGCTGACGAAATACGGCGCATGGACGCTCGTCTGCCACGAGCGCCCGGACGGCGACACTCTGGGCAGCGCCTTCGCGCTCTATTCGCTCGCGAAGCGAAGCGGCAGGCGCGCGGCTATAGTGTCGAAGGACCCGCTGCCGCAGGTTTTCTCCTTTTTCCCATATTCGGACGAACTTGTCCGCGCAGAAAACGCGCCGCTCCCGCTCGCCGAGGGCGCGCTGCTCGTCGCGGTGGACATGAGCACGGCCGAGCGCTCGGTGGACAACTTCGGCGAGCTGCTCGGCGTGTGCGCAGATTCGCTCTGCATAGACCACCACGGCGACAATAAACTATTCTGCAAAACCAACCTCGTAGAGCCGTCGGCTTCCGCGACGGCGGAGATCGTCGTTCGTCTTATGGAAGCCTGCGGAAAGGGCATAACGCCTGAAGAGGCCGCGGCTCTCTACACGGCGCTCGTCACCGACAACGGAAATTTCCGTTTCAGCTCGACGACGGCGGAGAGCCACCGCTGCGCGGGAGTGCTCATCGAGGCCGGGGCTAAGCCGGCGGAGATAGACGACGCCGTGAGCCAGAATATGAGCCTAGCCTCCACGCGGCTGTGGGGACTCGCGCTCGGGCGGACGGAGCTGTTCGGCGGCGGCGAGTGCGCGCTGCTGCGGCTGAGCCGCGCGGAGCTGGATGAGTCAGGCGCCGGAAGCGCTGAGCTTGACGGCCTCGTTAATATGCCGCTGCGGATAAAGGGCGTGAGGCTCTCTCTGCTCGTGACGGAGCACGACGGATTCTGCAAGCTAAGCGTCCGCGCGAGGCCTCCGTACAGCGCGAGGGCTCTCGCGGCATCCTTCGGCGGCGGCGGACATCCCTGCGCGGCGGGCGCCAAAACGGCGTCTCCCCTTGAAGAAGCGCTCGACAATGTGAGAAAAGAGGCTCTTAAATGCCGCTCTCAGGAATCCTCCCTGTAAATAAGCCGGTCGGAATGCGCAGCACGGAGTGCGTGCAGAAGCTGCGGCGCGCGATCGGACGCGGGACCAAGACGGGCCACGGCGGCACGCTCGACTCGACGGCGTCCGGGCTTCTCATAGTGCTCGTAGGGCAGGCGACCAGGCTTTCTGATTTTATTATGTCGATGCCCAAGCGCTACGAGGCCGAGGTGACGTTCGGCACGCGCACCTCGACCGACGACGCGAGCGGCGAAGCCGTAGAGAGCGCGCCGTGGAAGCACGTTACTGATGAAATGATAGATTCCGCTCTATGCGGCTTCATGGGGTGGCGCATGCAGTCTCCGCCGTCCGTCTCGGCCGTCCACATAGACGGCGAGCGCGCGCACGTCCTCGCGCGCGAGGGGCGCGGCGTGCTGCCGGAGCCGAAGCCCGTCTGCTTTTCTAAAATCGCCCGCACGTCGGATATAAGCGAGGACGGACGCGTCTCTTTCTCGATACTGTGCCGCAAGGGGACATACGTGCGCAGCTTCGCGCGCGACCTCGGGACGCGCCTCGGCTCCGCCGCGCACCTGAGTTCTCTCGTCAGGAGCCGGAGCGGGCCGTTTTCCATAGACGCGGCGAAGGGGGCCGAAGAGCTTTTTGCGATGACGGGGGACGAGCTGGCGCGCGAGCTGACGCCTATACCGTCGCTCGAGGGGCCGTGCGCCTCGTACCTGGCGGACGGCCAGGCTTTCGCGGCGCTCTCATGCGGCAGGAGCGTGCGCCTCGGCGGTCTGACGCGCCTGTCGTTCGGGGCGGAGCCGAGGCCCGGCTCGCCAGTCGCGGTGAAGTCTGAGCGGATATTTTCTATCTGCCGCGCCGTGCAGAAAGACGGGGGCCTCGAGCTCTTGCCCGGCGTCAATATAATTTTATCTGGGGGCTTGGAATAATGATTTACGCGTTAGGAGCCTTCGACGGCTTCCATCTCGGACACGCGAGGCTGCTCCGCAAGGCGGCGGAGCGCGCCGCAGAAGCCGGTACGGACTGGGGCGTGATGACCTTCGACGGACATCCGCGCCAGCTTCTCGACAGGGACAACTTCCGCCTGCTCTTCTCGCAGAGGGAGAAGGATCTCATAGCCGCCTACCTGGGCGTGCCGCGCATGGAGAAGATCGCCTTCACGCACGACTTCGCCGCCTTTTCGCCAGAGAGCTTCGCGGACTACATAGACAAGAAATACGAGGTCGGAGGCCTCGTCATAGGCGAAAATTTCAGATTCGGCAGATGCCGCGCCGGCACGCCCAAAATACTCGCCGAAATATGCGCCGCGCGCGGCTGGACGCTCGACGTAGTGCCGCGCTACACCTTCGACGGAATGACCGTCAGCAGCACGGAGACGCGCCGCGCCGTCGCCCTCGGCGAAATGGCTCTCGCGGCGAAGATGCTCGGCTATCCGTTCATAATAAGCGGCGTCGTCGGCGAGGGGGACGGGCGCGGACGGAAGCTCGGCTTCCCGACCGCTAACATCGCCGTCTCGCGCGGCAAGATATACCCGCCCGAGGGAGTTTACAGCGCTCTCGTGCGCACTGGCGGCGCGTGGATGCCGTGCGCTCTCAACATCGGCAGCAATCCGACCTTCGCGGGCGAACGCGAGATACGCTGCGAGGCGCACGTCATAGGCGCCGACGAAAATTTCTACGGGCGCGAGCTTTTCATTTTCATTACGACGCCCGTGCGCGGCGAGGTGAAATTCGCCGAAAGCGACGGCCTCGTCGCCCAGATGAAAAAGGACGTCGAGACCTGCCGCGCCGACACG from Cloacibacillus sp. An23 encodes the following:
- a CDS encoding PFL family protein, coding for MISRSEARWTNEMILEENLDVRTITMGINILDCADPDEKKFCTKLYDRITKTAENLVRVGDDIAVEFGIPIVNKRISVTPVAIAAACCETDSYVEIARTLDRAAEEVGVNFIGGFSALVQKGTAASDQKLINSIPEALAVTERVCSSVNLGSSRSGINMDAVKEMGGVIKETAFLTKDKDSLGCAKFVVFCNAVEDNPFMAGAFHGVGERDCAINVGVSGPGVVKRALEEVRGADFETLCETVKKTAFRITRVGQLVAREASERLGVPFGIIDLSLAPTPAIGDSVAEILQEMGLERAGAPGTTAAIAILNDNVKKGGVMASSYVGGLSGAFIPVSEDHGMIEAVEAGALTLDKLEAMTCVCSVGLDMIALPGETPAETISGIIADEMAIGMINNKTTAVRVIPVYGKVAGETVTFGGLLGYAPIMPVNRFDCSAFVGRGGRIPAPIHSFKN
- the nusA gene encoding transcription termination factor NusA, which produces MQLGKDFKKVLKQIEEEKGLSEETIVSSLEAAMVSAYKKFKGGNQHIEVHIDIESGEISLYEVYEIVNEVVNHDAEMTPEEAERRGYKDLEVGDVIRSEVLPEDFGRIAAQTARQVIIQKLKDAERQVVYEQFSDKIGNIVTGSVFKAEGDQILVRLNDKTEAIMPKEERIVGEKYNPGDRMKFYLLDVRQTTRGPRIIVSRTHPGLLRRLLELEVPEIRDGIVEIRNIVREAGTRAKIAVASLDVNVEPLGACVGKQGGRIKSISSELNGERIDIIVYNSDPLKYIVNALSPAKIVRIEPLLDQDRSVIAYVHSDQLSLAIGKAGQNVRLAARLTGWKIDIKVKDEEKLPTMKDLFMDFSEMISEDEKDK
- a CDS encoding HU family DNA-binding protein, with the translated sequence MTKTDLINIVAKEVEGVTKKKATEVVEAIFCNIHEALQKDEKVQIVGFGTFEVQKRAARQGRNPQDPKKVIEIPAKNVPVFRAGKALKEAVNK
- a CDS encoding YlxR family protein is translated as MAKAVKQPVKKQRPRTCVGCGEESPKRTLLRIVRSPEGEVRYDPTGKANGRGAYLCADPSCVAAAKKKKSLSRALKAEVPESLYDELTALCAEKGGEA
- the rimP gene encoding ribosome maturation factor RimP translates to MNQEKYNEIHRAICGRVEALGYECAGFEAVSENGMNVVRVYLEMPGGIDTGDCEIVSRDVGEYLDTVEEYLPDRYFLEISSPGVERPLFVIEDYRRFAGNEAEISLKKGGRKVRGVIAGTPSDAEVTVGTKDGGVTVALADIKRAHLVYVPERGQKKTFKKIPKKKK
- a CDS encoding ribosomal L7Ae/L30e/S12e/Gadd45 family protein, encoding MRACGGEILGTLGMARRAGALLVGQDKVLAALKSGGRYVVFVTCDCAANVTRRLEAAAGRGRADIILIKGTDRAGLGAALGLTAAQTAALPAESGFVKKIHTICDRSDANE
- the der gene encoding ribosome biogenesis GTPase Der; this translates as MAIAAIVGRPNVGKSSIFNRILGKRAAIVDDQPGVTRDRLYGETEWGGKKFYIVDTGGIRSETEHPFMDLIEKQVDLAVDESGVIIFVVDGKTGVTPTDEDIAHKLRRSGKPVVVAMNKLDNSNQEDAMIGEAYGLGFDEVVGVSAEHNSGFNELMDIVASKLEDEELDEDTDEIRVTLVGRPNVGKSSLLNAFAGEERSMVSDIAGTTRDVVDSVVEIGGKKFRFLDTAGLRRKSRVNSALEYYSNVRTYQAIDRCHVALVLLDAQDLLTEQDKRLVGQVLERGKGLVLVVNKWDLAPKEEKVGDVVTKKLIDELPLAAHAPRVFISALSGRSLGKLPELILKVEENRRRRIATSELNRLVKEVLVFDRMPGDGKGHSLKVYYCTQADGAPPAFVFFVNDPELSSKSFKRRLENLLREMADFSGVPIKIFMRSKN
- a CDS encoding YqiA/YcfP family alpha/beta fold hydrolase — encoded protein: MIIVNIHGFESSGENSKYKWLKNNYSCEIYSPTFDYRNTNPRIVLKTLRGRITEAERAGEGPVRIIGSSLGGFFANILNIIFPHARTVLLNPCLFPFLSLGSKYDLPVWIRKEYASLVSEYVYEHPNYDNMMVLLSEEDEELNHDVLTRPMFPKHFRNIETVRATHRMDIDEEIGEKIKKFFG
- a CDS encoding ACT domain-containing protein, translating into MKALVTVLGKDKVGIIASVCTYLAGKNVNVLEISQTIVNGYFDMLMIIDVTEATCSPGELAGGLEELGGEIGLMIKFQREEIFESMHRI